The following are encoded together in the Mustela nigripes isolate SB6536 chromosome 11, MUSNIG.SB6536, whole genome shotgun sequence genome:
- the LOC132027254 gene encoding mesothelin-like isoform X1 gives MPACRGPSGDQVGASHGGLGTMAMRTAQPAWGSWGTSAGGSLLLLLLSLGWAFPSRAQAADLRLGVMTPWLQSTSRVLSWWRPELSVVLSRDRRDTDSKVCPPSRKAHVIDENLVFYEEWELEACVDGALVAAQMDRVNMVPFTYQQLDVFKRKLDEFYPQGYPESLTQNLSYFFLELSPADIRKWNVTSLETVKSLLQVSKGQKRDAQVAALIARYVAGGGKLDQATLDMLATFRPAYLCFLSLEQLRSVQHSVLWAAGPQDLDACHPLQMAVLYPRARTAFQTVSGPEYFSRIKPFLGGASTEDLRALSSQKVNMDVATFQKLQTEAVLPLTIAEVQNLLGPNLVGLKAEQERSPVRDWIVRQQQDDLDSLGLGLHGGLPNGYLVMDLRLREALSGGARLVGPRTVLTAIPTLLLALIPK, from the exons ATGCCAGCATGCCGCGGGCCCTCAGGAGACCAGGTGGGTGCCAGCCACGGAGGACTTGGG ACTATGGCCATGCGAACCGCCCAGCCCGCCTGGGGGTCCTGGGGCACCTCCGCCGGCGgcagcctcctgctcctgcttctcAGCCTCG ggTGGGCGTTTCCTTCCAGGGCCCAGGCTGCAGACTTGAGACTG GGTGTCATGACCCCATGGCTGCAGAGTACCTCCCGGGTCTTGTCCTGGTGGCGACCTGAGCTATCTGTCGTCCTCTCGCGGGACCGGAGGGACACAGACA GCAAGGTCTGCCCGCCCTCGAGGAAGGCCCACGTGATAGATGAAAACCTTGTCTTCTACGAGGAGTGGGAGCTGGAGGCCTGTGTGGATGGGGCCCTGGTGGCCGCTCAGATGGACCGTGTGAACATGGTGCCCTTCACCTACCAGCAGCTGGACGTTTTTAAGCGCAAGTTGGACGAG TTCTACCCACAGGGCTACCCCGAGTCCCTGACCCAGAACCTGAGCTACTTCTTCCTCGAGCTCAGCCCCGCGGACATCCGCAAGTGGAACGTGACATCGTTGGAAACCGTGAAATCTCTTCTTCAAGTCAGCAAAGGGCAGAAGAGGGACGCTCAG GTGGCTGCCCTGATCGCCCGCTATGTGGCGGGAGGGGGCAAGCTGGACCAGGCCACCCTGGACATGCTGGCCACCTTCAGGCCCGCATACCTGTGTTTCCTCAGTCTGGAGCAGCTGCGCTCCGTGCAGCACAGCGTCCTTTG GGCAGCCGGGCCCCAGGACCTGGATGCATGCCACCCTCTGCAGATGGCCGTCCTCTATCCCCGGGCCCGCACTGCCTTCCAGACTGTGAGTGGGCCTGAGTACTTCTCGAGGATCAAGCCCTTCCTGG GTGGGGCCTCCACAGAGGACCTGAGGGCTCTCAGTAGTCAGAAGGTGAACATGGACGTGGCCACATTCCAGAAGCTGCAGACAGAAGCTGTGCTG CCGCTGACCATTGCCGAGGTGCAAAACCTTCTGGGTCCAAACCTGGTGGGCCTGAAGGCGGAGCAGGAGAGGAGCCCCGTGCGGGACTGGATAGTCCGGCAGCAGCAGGATGACCTGGACAGTCTGGGCTTGGGGCTGCACGGTGGCCTCCCCAATGGCTACCTGGTCATGGACCTCAGGCTCCGAG AGGCCCTCTCAGGGGGCGCCCGCCTTGTGGGACCCAGAACAGTGCTCACTGCGATCCCCACTCTGCTCCTGGCTCTGATCCCCAAGTGA
- the LOC132027254 gene encoding mesothelin-like isoform X3: protein MAMRTAQPAWGSWGTSAGGSLLLLLLSLGWAFPSRAQAADLRLGVMTPWLQSTSRVLSWWRPELSVVLSRDRRDTDSKVCPPSRKAHVIDENLVFYEEWELEACVDGALVAAQMDRVNMVPFTYQQLDVFKRKLDEFYPQGYPESLTQNLSYFFLELSPADIRKWNVTSLETVKSLLQVSKGQKRDAQVAALIARYVAGGGKLDQATLDMLATFRPAYLCFLSLEQLRSVQHSVLWAAGPQDLDACHPLQMAVLYPRARTAFQTVSGPEYFSRIKPFLGGASTEDLRALSSQKVNMDVATFQKLQTEAVLPLTIAEVQNLLGPNLVGLKAEQERSPVRDWIVRQQQDDLDSLGLGLHGGLPNGYLVMDLRLREALSGGARLVGPRTVLTAIPTLLLALIPK from the exons ATGGCCATGCGAACCGCCCAGCCCGCCTGGGGGTCCTGGGGCACCTCCGCCGGCGgcagcctcctgctcctgcttctcAGCCTCG ggTGGGCGTTTCCTTCCAGGGCCCAGGCTGCAGACTTGAGACTG GGTGTCATGACCCCATGGCTGCAGAGTACCTCCCGGGTCTTGTCCTGGTGGCGACCTGAGCTATCTGTCGTCCTCTCGCGGGACCGGAGGGACACAGACA GCAAGGTCTGCCCGCCCTCGAGGAAGGCCCACGTGATAGATGAAAACCTTGTCTTCTACGAGGAGTGGGAGCTGGAGGCCTGTGTGGATGGGGCCCTGGTGGCCGCTCAGATGGACCGTGTGAACATGGTGCCCTTCACCTACCAGCAGCTGGACGTTTTTAAGCGCAAGTTGGACGAG TTCTACCCACAGGGCTACCCCGAGTCCCTGACCCAGAACCTGAGCTACTTCTTCCTCGAGCTCAGCCCCGCGGACATCCGCAAGTGGAACGTGACATCGTTGGAAACCGTGAAATCTCTTCTTCAAGTCAGCAAAGGGCAGAAGAGGGACGCTCAG GTGGCTGCCCTGATCGCCCGCTATGTGGCGGGAGGGGGCAAGCTGGACCAGGCCACCCTGGACATGCTGGCCACCTTCAGGCCCGCATACCTGTGTTTCCTCAGTCTGGAGCAGCTGCGCTCCGTGCAGCACAGCGTCCTTTG GGCAGCCGGGCCCCAGGACCTGGATGCATGCCACCCTCTGCAGATGGCCGTCCTCTATCCCCGGGCCCGCACTGCCTTCCAGACTGTGAGTGGGCCTGAGTACTTCTCGAGGATCAAGCCCTTCCTGG GTGGGGCCTCCACAGAGGACCTGAGGGCTCTCAGTAGTCAGAAGGTGAACATGGACGTGGCCACATTCCAGAAGCTGCAGACAGAAGCTGTGCTG CCGCTGACCATTGCCGAGGTGCAAAACCTTCTGGGTCCAAACCTGGTGGGCCTGAAGGCGGAGCAGGAGAGGAGCCCCGTGCGGGACTGGATAGTCCGGCAGCAGCAGGATGACCTGGACAGTCTGGGCTTGGGGCTGCACGGTGGCCTCCCCAATGGCTACCTGGTCATGGACCTCAGGCTCCGAG AGGCCCTCTCAGGGGGCGCCCGCCTTGTGGGACCCAGAACAGTGCTCACTGCGATCCCCACTCTGCTCCTGGCTCTGATCCCCAAGTGA
- the LOC132027254 gene encoding mesothelin-like isoform X2 → MPACRGPSGDQTMAMRTAQPAWGSWGTSAGGSLLLLLLSLGWAFPSRAQAADLRLGVMTPWLQSTSRVLSWWRPELSVVLSRDRRDTDSKVCPPSRKAHVIDENLVFYEEWELEACVDGALVAAQMDRVNMVPFTYQQLDVFKRKLDEFYPQGYPESLTQNLSYFFLELSPADIRKWNVTSLETVKSLLQVSKGQKRDAQVAALIARYVAGGGKLDQATLDMLATFRPAYLCFLSLEQLRSVQHSVLWAAGPQDLDACHPLQMAVLYPRARTAFQTVSGPEYFSRIKPFLGGASTEDLRALSSQKVNMDVATFQKLQTEAVLPLTIAEVQNLLGPNLVGLKAEQERSPVRDWIVRQQQDDLDSLGLGLHGGLPNGYLVMDLRLREALSGGARLVGPRTVLTAIPTLLLALIPK, encoded by the exons ATGCCAGCATGCCGCGGGCCCTCAGGAGACCAG ACTATGGCCATGCGAACCGCCCAGCCCGCCTGGGGGTCCTGGGGCACCTCCGCCGGCGgcagcctcctgctcctgcttctcAGCCTCG ggTGGGCGTTTCCTTCCAGGGCCCAGGCTGCAGACTTGAGACTG GGTGTCATGACCCCATGGCTGCAGAGTACCTCCCGGGTCTTGTCCTGGTGGCGACCTGAGCTATCTGTCGTCCTCTCGCGGGACCGGAGGGACACAGACA GCAAGGTCTGCCCGCCCTCGAGGAAGGCCCACGTGATAGATGAAAACCTTGTCTTCTACGAGGAGTGGGAGCTGGAGGCCTGTGTGGATGGGGCCCTGGTGGCCGCTCAGATGGACCGTGTGAACATGGTGCCCTTCACCTACCAGCAGCTGGACGTTTTTAAGCGCAAGTTGGACGAG TTCTACCCACAGGGCTACCCCGAGTCCCTGACCCAGAACCTGAGCTACTTCTTCCTCGAGCTCAGCCCCGCGGACATCCGCAAGTGGAACGTGACATCGTTGGAAACCGTGAAATCTCTTCTTCAAGTCAGCAAAGGGCAGAAGAGGGACGCTCAG GTGGCTGCCCTGATCGCCCGCTATGTGGCGGGAGGGGGCAAGCTGGACCAGGCCACCCTGGACATGCTGGCCACCTTCAGGCCCGCATACCTGTGTTTCCTCAGTCTGGAGCAGCTGCGCTCCGTGCAGCACAGCGTCCTTTG GGCAGCCGGGCCCCAGGACCTGGATGCATGCCACCCTCTGCAGATGGCCGTCCTCTATCCCCGGGCCCGCACTGCCTTCCAGACTGTGAGTGGGCCTGAGTACTTCTCGAGGATCAAGCCCTTCCTGG GTGGGGCCTCCACAGAGGACCTGAGGGCTCTCAGTAGTCAGAAGGTGAACATGGACGTGGCCACATTCCAGAAGCTGCAGACAGAAGCTGTGCTG CCGCTGACCATTGCCGAGGTGCAAAACCTTCTGGGTCCAAACCTGGTGGGCCTGAAGGCGGAGCAGGAGAGGAGCCCCGTGCGGGACTGGATAGTCCGGCAGCAGCAGGATGACCTGGACAGTCTGGGCTTGGGGCTGCACGGTGGCCTCCCCAATGGCTACCTGGTCATGGACCTCAGGCTCCGAG AGGCCCTCTCAGGGGGCGCCCGCCTTGTGGGACCCAGAACAGTGCTCACTGCGATCCCCACTCTGCTCCTGGCTCTGATCCCCAAGTGA